One Amaranthus tricolor cultivar Red isolate AtriRed21 chromosome 1, ASM2621246v1, whole genome shotgun sequence DNA window includes the following coding sequences:
- the LOC130828596 gene encoding NEDD8-conjugating enzyme Ubc12 — protein MINLFKVKAKQRETAENANGKPPVKKQTAGELRLHKDITELNLPKSCTISFPNGKDDLMNFEVTICPDEGYYVGGTFVFTFQVPSVYPHEPPKVKCKTKVYHPNIDLEGNVCLNILREDWKPVLSINTIIYGLFHLFTQPNHEDPLNHDAAAVLRDNPKMFESNVRRAMAGGYVGQTHFTRCIS, from the exons ATGATTAATTTGTTTAAAGTGAAAGCAAAACAAAGAGAAACTGCTGAAAATGCTAATGGCAAGCCGCCTGTCAAGAAACAAACAGCTGGAGAGTTGCGTCTTCACAAAG ATATCACTGAGCTGAACTTGCCAAAGTCGTGCACCATATCCTTTCCCAATGGAAAAGACGATCTGATGAACTTTGAAGTTACCATTTGCCCTGATGAAGGATATTATGT AGGTGGCACATTTGTGTTCACTTTCCAAGTTCCATCTGTATACCCACACGAGCCGCCTAAGGTCAAGTGCAAGACGAAG GTATACCATCCTAACATCGACCTAGAAGGTAATGTCTGCCTTAACATTCTAAGAGAAGACTGGAAACCTGTTTTGAGCATTAACACCATCATCTACGGGTTGTTTCACCTCTTCACG CAACCAAATCACGAAGACCCTTTAAACCATGATGCTGCCGCTGTGTTGAGGGATAATCCAAAAATGTTCGAGTCTAATGTTAGAAGAGCTATGGCCGGGGGTTATGTGGGGCAAACGCACTTCACTCGGTGCATCTCTTGA